A single genomic interval of Halobacillus halophilus DSM 2266 harbors:
- a CDS encoding ROK family transcriptional regulator, with amino-acid sequence MTTKYTRGSFQLMKSMNRSIILNMIREEGPISRAEIAKQTRLTPPTVSNIVKELINTQFVIETTQGMSKGGRKPTLLEINADQFYTLGIDVGTFHMKFVVTNLFGDLKDVTSLPIGNYPGNEDILSIMKQGIQDLLYSGKNDPDKFLGIGVGMHGIVDPEEGISLFAPSFQLRNIPIKEELEKDFNMIVKVENDARTMTLGEYWFGNGNDADNMVGVNVGNGIGAGMMIKGRLFHGENSIAGEIGHVTIDLSGPKCTCGNYGCLQTLAAGPAIAERARKELKTGKPSIIHELVDGDFEKVDGQVVYQAACEGDEFSIDLLNQTGRYLGIGLTNLIHTINPKRIIVGGGVSNAGDFLMKGIEETIQSRGLTDKAKETSIVLSKLGEHASAIGACVLVLEEFFVR; translated from the coding sequence ATGACTACAAAGTACACACGAGGCAGTTTCCAATTAATGAAATCCATGAACAGATCCATCATTTTAAATATGATACGTGAAGAAGGACCTATATCTAGAGCGGAAATCGCTAAACAAACCCGTCTTACTCCCCCCACAGTCAGTAACATTGTGAAGGAACTGATTAATACACAGTTTGTTATAGAGACTACCCAGGGAATGTCTAAGGGCGGCCGTAAGCCTACACTTCTGGAAATTAATGCTGACCAATTTTATACTCTTGGCATAGATGTAGGAACTTTCCATATGAAATTCGTAGTAACCAACCTGTTCGGAGATTTAAAAGATGTAACCAGCCTGCCCATCGGTAACTATCCAGGGAATGAAGATATCTTATCCATTATGAAACAAGGAATTCAGGATCTTCTTTATTCAGGAAAAAACGATCCAGATAAGTTTCTGGGAATAGGGGTGGGGATGCACGGCATTGTCGATCCCGAAGAAGGTATTTCCCTTTTTGCTCCCTCTTTTCAACTTCGAAATATTCCTATAAAAGAAGAACTGGAAAAAGACTTCAATATGATTGTAAAAGTCGAAAATGATGCGCGTACCATGACGTTAGGTGAATACTGGTTCGGTAATGGAAACGATGCGGACAACATGGTTGGAGTAAATGTCGGGAACGGAATCGGTGCAGGAATGATGATTAAGGGAAGACTTTTTCACGGGGAAAACAGTATAGCTGGTGAAATTGGCCACGTAACCATTGATCTATCCGGACCAAAATGCACATGCGGTAATTACGGCTGTCTGCAAACCCTGGCTGCCGGACCAGCCATTGCCGAACGGGCTCGAAAAGAATTAAAAACCGGAAAACCTTCGATCATACATGAGCTGGTTGATGGAGATTTTGAGAAGGTAGATGGTCAGGTAGTCTATCAGGCGGCGTGTGAAGGTGATGAGTTCAGTATTGATCTATTAAATCAGACGGGACGATATTTGGGCATTGGATTGACCAATTTAATACACACGATTAATCCCAAGCGAATCATTGTGGGCGGTGGTGTATCGAATGCAGGAGATTTCCTGATGAAAGGAATAGAAGAAACGATACAGTCCAGAGGATTAACCGATAAAGCGAAAGAAACGTCTATCGTTCTATCCAAGCTTGGCGAACACGCTTCCGCCATAGGAGCCTGCGTCCTTGTACTGGAAGAGTTCTTCGTCAGGTAA
- a CDS encoding glycosyltransferase family 2 protein, which produces MRIAVLLPCYNEEQTIGAVIEDFRKELPDADIYVYDNNSKDRTSEVAREHGAIVKKEFRQGKGHVVRSMFRDIDADYYVMADGDRTYPARFVHQLLEPLKNQEANIVIGDRLSNGTYVEENKRKFHNLGNNMVRGLINFLYKSDLKDIMTGYRAFDRLFVKSMPVMSPGFEIETEMTIHTLDKRFMIKEIPIEYKDRPEGSESKLNTLSDGYKVLNKIFTLFKEYKPMLFFSFWSILFLVFGLIAGVPVIIEFLETGFIDKIPSAILAVGLVILSVLSFACGLILDTVAANFKKQFEWELNKIKQDMKEQDYES; this is translated from the coding sequence TTGAGAATCGCCGTTCTCCTGCCTTGTTACAATGAAGAGCAAACCATTGGCGCTGTCATTGAAGATTTTAGAAAAGAACTGCCAGACGCTGATATTTACGTATACGATAATAACTCTAAAGACCGAACATCCGAGGTAGCCCGTGAGCACGGGGCTATTGTTAAGAAAGAATTCAGGCAAGGTAAAGGACACGTGGTACGCTCTATGTTCCGGGACATTGACGCCGATTATTATGTCATGGCAGACGGGGACCGGACGTACCCGGCTCGATTTGTCCATCAGCTCCTTGAACCTCTAAAAAATCAGGAAGCGAATATCGTCATCGGCGACCGCTTATCTAATGGAACCTACGTGGAAGAAAACAAACGGAAGTTTCATAATTTAGGAAACAATATGGTACGAGGATTAATTAACTTCTTGTATAAAAGCGACCTGAAAGATATTATGACCGGTTACCGTGCATTTGACCGTTTATTTGTAAAATCGATGCCGGTCATGAGCCCGGGCTTTGAAATCGAAACCGAAATGACGATTCACACGCTTGATAAACGTTTTATGATTAAAGAAATCCCGATCGAATATAAAGACCGTCCGGAAGGAAGCGAATCCAAGCTTAATACCTTAAGTGACGGTTATAAAGTACTTAATAAGATCTTCACCTTGTTCAAAGAGTATAAACCCATGTTGTTCTTCTCTTTCTGGTCCATTCTGTTTCTGGTGTTTGGGCTGATTGCCGGCGTCCCCGTGATCATAGAATTTTTGGAAACGGGATTTATTGATAAAATTCCATCGGCCATCTTAGCGGTTGGACTCGTAATTCTGTCCGTTTTATCGTTCGCTTGCGGCTTGATTCTGGATACCGTCGCGGCCAACTTTAAGAAACAATTTGAATGGGAACTGAACAAAATTAAGCAGGATATGAAGGAACAAGATTATGAATCGTAA
- a CDS encoding EamA family transporter: MSNFTKSLKENRIGILFMVLASLQTALGQMFWKMSDGGINFFLIIGFFLYFLGAVMMIVSFRFGSLSVLHPLLSIGYVFALFFGSIILQETITESNLIGTFLIIVGAALIGGGDN; this comes from the coding sequence ATGAGTAATTTTACGAAATCTTTGAAAGAAAACCGAATCGGCATCCTGTTCATGGTTCTCGCTTCCCTGCAAACTGCCCTGGGTCAGATGTTCTGGAAAATGTCAGATGGAGGAATAAACTTTTTCTTAATCATAGGCTTTTTCCTTTATTTCCTGGGTGCCGTTATGATGATCGTTTCCTTCCGTTTTGGAAGTCTATCCGTACTCCATCCTCTGCTCAGCATTGGGTACGTTTTTGCCTTATTTTTCGGAAGTATCATTTTGCAGGAAACCATTACCGAAAGTAATTTGATCGGTACCTTTCTCATCATTGTAGGGGCCGCACTTATTGGGGGTGGCGACAATTAG
- a CDS encoding DUF6020 family protein encodes MNRKTSLWLISILASVVSTIALVSLYQKFGETHWVVIGFTFVFFTVIHKLILTSFLNQKHSYIRFTMRPPVLVFLLLFSFILMWSLKTSSGYLAASSWLFAAYVFLISYVTLFVSVAWLLYLLVHHSVSLHWKTVSRWKICIYAIFPILVWSMYLVAYYPGTMTPDSLSHWEQIHTLDFSNWHPVVYTWYIMALTTIWKTPAIIAFSQIVILALFGGYAAYSLEKRGIASKWVWIGVLLFGLYPLNGIFPIAIWKDIFFSGFLFLFTIFTYNIVSSKGAWLASNWHQFMLGINALAISLMRSNGLPIFVVMAILLLIAYRTYFKRLITTLVLVGLAYFLISGPFFNYMDVRATSPNEALSIPTQQFAHIVEENGELTEEQRNYLDSILPLETWKENYNPYLTDKIKFAGEYDQNVIFDDFGYYLSTWAAVVSNNFGLAVEAYLDQTSIIWQINQPEDGYTSTYARNVYLYNDYDLKTSPLSSTVYQIINDNLVRVEMYLLEVVLRPAVYTAIILLTGVALALKTGVRSLLILLPVLLNSGTMLLATPAQDFRYQFANVLVTFLMAAVVFITFDSKQKKVQHE; translated from the coding sequence ATGAATCGTAAGACCAGCCTCTGGTTAATCAGTATCTTAGCCAGTGTAGTAAGTACAATAGCTTTAGTGTCCCTTTACCAGAAATTCGGCGAAACACATTGGGTGGTCATTGGATTCACATTTGTCTTTTTCACCGTGATCCATAAATTAATCCTGACATCCTTTTTGAACCAGAAGCATTCATATATTCGTTTTACAATGCGCCCTCCGGTGCTGGTCTTCTTACTCTTATTTTCATTTATCCTGATGTGGAGTTTGAAAACGTCATCCGGGTATTTAGCTGCTTCTTCGTGGCTGTTCGCTGCCTATGTTTTTCTTATTTCCTATGTAACCTTATTCGTCTCTGTCGCATGGCTGCTCTATCTACTGGTCCACCATTCGGTCTCCCTTCACTGGAAAACCGTTTCGCGGTGGAAAATCTGCATTTACGCAATTTTTCCTATTCTAGTCTGGTCTATGTATTTAGTAGCCTACTATCCGGGAACGATGACACCGGATTCTCTATCGCATTGGGAGCAGATCCATACGCTTGACTTTAGCAACTGGCACCCGGTCGTTTATACGTGGTATATCATGGCATTAACCACTATATGGAAAACACCGGCGATTATAGCCTTTTCCCAAATTGTCATTCTTGCCCTCTTTGGAGGGTATGCGGCGTACAGCCTTGAAAAACGTGGAATAGCTTCTAAGTGGGTTTGGATCGGTGTGCTTTTATTCGGTCTCTATCCATTAAACGGAATCTTTCCGATTGCCATCTGGAAAGACATATTCTTTAGCGGCTTCCTCTTTTTGTTCACGATATTTACTTATAACATCGTTTCCAGCAAAGGCGCCTGGCTTGCTTCGAACTGGCATCAGTTTATGCTCGGGATTAATGCTTTAGCCATCAGTTTAATGCGCAGCAACGGCCTGCCCATTTTCGTGGTTATGGCCATTCTCCTGCTGATTGCTTACCGGACCTATTTCAAGCGTCTGATAACCACGCTTGTGCTCGTCGGACTTGCCTACTTCCTCATCTCCGGGCCCTTCTTTAACTATATGGATGTTCGTGCAACGAGCCCGAATGAAGCGTTAAGTATTCCTACGCAGCAGTTCGCGCACATCGTTGAAGAGAACGGTGAATTAACGGAAGAACAGAGGAATTACCTTGATTCCATTCTGCCTCTGGAAACCTGGAAAGAGAATTATAATCCTTATCTGACGGATAAGATTAAGTTTGCCGGGGAGTATGACCAGAATGTTATTTTCGATGATTTCGGCTACTATTTAAGTACATGGGCCGCTGTCGTTTCCAATAACTTCGGCCTTGCTGTAGAAGCTTATTTGGATCAGACATCGATTATCTGGCAGATCAACCAGCCTGAAGATGGCTACACAAGTACGTATGCAAGAAACGTATATCTTTATAATGACTACGATTTAAAAACGTCTCCTCTGAGCAGCACCGTTTATCAAATTATCAACGACAATTTAGTAAGGGTTGAAATGTACTTGCTGGAAGTGGTCTTAAGACCTGCTGTCTACACGGCCATCATCCTGCTGACAGGAGTAGCGCTGGCTCTTAAAACGGGAGTTCGTTCCCTGCTCATCCTGTTACCCGTTCTTCTCAATTCGGGAACGATGCTGCTCGCTACCCCAGCCCAGGATTTCCGTTACCAATTTGCTAATGTACTGGTAACATTCCTTATGGCGGCTGTCGTATTCATTACGTTCGATTCTAAACAAAAGAAGGTTCAGCATGAGTAA
- a CDS encoding TrkH family potassium uptake protein: protein MAHAFKTPHFFDKLSPFQIIVLFYISAALLSTLLISLPFLHREGVHLSFIDSLFTAVSAISVTGLTVVSTADTFNTPGYFVLMFILQFGGIGVMTLGTFIWLLLGQKIGLKRRQLIKTDQNRSTFAGMVQLIRQILLIIVIIEIIGALILGVYFTQYFPTTSEAFIQGAFASVSATTNAGFDITGSSLVMFESDYFVQFINILLLTLGAIGFPVLIEVKDYLTRRNEDFFNFSLFTKLTSVTFGLLVLIGTVLIYLFDRTHFFQNKSWHESFFYAFFQSVTTRNGGLATMDVSEFTPSTLLVICVLMFIGASPSSVGGGIRTTTFAITLLAIFAYARGRSHVRIFHREIDQEDIFRSFIVISTAIMITSGAVILLSLFEPEFSLLEVMFEACSAFGTTGLSMGITSDLHSIGKIIIIGLMFIGRIGIFSFLFILRGRVTPENYRYPREPMIIG, encoded by the coding sequence ATGGCCCATGCATTTAAAACTCCACATTTTTTTGACAAGCTTTCTCCCTTTCAAATTATTGTATTATTCTATATATCCGCAGCCTTACTATCTACCCTGCTGATCAGCCTGCCTTTTCTTCACCGGGAAGGTGTACATCTAAGCTTTATTGACAGTTTGTTTACTGCCGTAAGTGCCATCAGCGTGACAGGGTTGACCGTGGTCTCTACAGCTGACACCTTTAATACGCCTGGTTACTTCGTATTAATGTTTATTCTGCAATTTGGCGGGATCGGTGTAATGACGCTTGGAACGTTTATCTGGCTGCTGCTCGGCCAAAAAATCGGTTTAAAAAGACGGCAGCTCATTAAAACGGATCAAAACCGCTCAACCTTCGCTGGAATGGTCCAGCTGATCCGGCAGATTTTACTGATTATCGTCATTATCGAAATCATAGGCGCCCTTATTCTTGGAGTTTACTTTACCCAATATTTCCCCACCACAAGCGAAGCATTCATCCAGGGGGCTTTTGCTTCTGTCAGTGCAACGACGAATGCTGGATTCGATATCACAGGATCCTCGCTGGTCATGTTCGAAAGCGATTATTTTGTACAGTTCATTAATATTTTGCTGCTGACGCTTGGAGCGATTGGATTCCCTGTACTGATCGAAGTGAAAGATTACCTTACGAGAAGAAACGAAGACTTTTTCAACTTTTCTTTATTTACGAAGCTTACTTCGGTAACTTTCGGGCTGCTCGTTCTGATCGGAACCGTGCTTATTTATCTCTTTGACCGCACTCATTTTTTTCAAAATAAATCCTGGCACGAATCCTTTTTCTATGCTTTTTTCCAATCGGTAACGACAAGGAATGGCGGTCTTGCAACGATGGATGTAAGTGAATTTACCCCCTCTACGTTGTTAGTCATTTGTGTACTAATGTTTATCGGAGCCTCACCAAGCAGTGTGGGTGGCGGCATAAGGACCACTACGTTCGCAATCACGCTGCTTGCGATTTTTGCCTATGCGCGAGGTAGAAGTCATGTACGCATCTTTCATAGAGAAATTGATCAGGAGGATATTTTCCGTTCGTTCATTGTTATCAGCACGGCCATTATGATTACAAGCGGCGCCGTCATTTTACTCTCCCTGTTTGAGCCTGAATTTTCACTGCTTGAAGTCATGTTTGAAGCTTGCTCTGCTTTTGGTACGACCGGTCTATCAATGGGCATTACTTCAGACCTTCATTCCATTGGAAAAATCATTATCATTGGGCTCATGTTTATCGGTCGAATCGGTATCTTTTCTTTCTTATTTATTTTAAGAGGAAGAGTGACTCCTGAAAATTACCGCTATCCTCGAGAGCCGATGATCATCGGCTGA
- a CDS encoding EamA family transporter, producing MGVATISWLLVVLLFTLLGAVGGYFFKKATSHGFALNTYFFKHLFVGCSFYGAGAILNIITLNYLPYTIVFPLTSITYVWTLVISYFLLKEVITLKKVIGVTLIIAGSFFLIL from the coding sequence TTGGGGGTGGCGACAATTAGCTGGCTGCTTGTCGTGCTCCTGTTTACGCTGCTAGGGGCTGTAGGCGGGTACTTTTTTAAAAAAGCCACCAGCCATGGATTTGCCTTAAACACGTATTTCTTTAAACATTTATTCGTGGGCTGCAGTTTTTACGGCGCAGGAGCCATACTGAATATCATTACACTAAACTATCTGCCATACACAATCGTGTTCCCGCTTACGTCAATCACTTATGTGTGGACACTTGTTATTTCCTACTTTCTTCTTAAAGAAGTCATTACACTAAAGAAAGTGATCGGTGTTACTCTAATTATCGCAGGATCCTTCTTTCTAATTCTGTAA
- a CDS encoding ROK family protein, with the protein MGINIGIDLGGTNVRVAIVNKNGLVEELLQEPTEVEKGHLHTIKKMVNMIHTISEGKKRIDGIGIGAPGPLDPKRGVILGPPNLPGWDEVYLVDEISQHFSANVYLTNDANAAALAEATYGSGKGYESVYYVTVSTGVGGGLVTNGQVFHGAQGFAGEIGNMIVQRGGTQYSNLNKGALEGYASGTAIGNRAKELHDIEGGAEAVFDLVREGNEEAWQIVDDAVDYLAVGIANVTHVVNPDVFVIGGGVMNAGDLVWTPLREKVKGYVYEELVPHINLQPSSLSGDAGVIGASLLTR; encoded by the coding sequence ATGGGAATTAATATAGGAATTGACTTAGGCGGTACCAACGTTCGTGTTGCTATTGTAAATAAGAACGGGCTGGTAGAGGAACTGTTACAAGAACCGACAGAAGTAGAAAAAGGACATCTTCATACCATAAAAAAAATGGTGAACATGATCCACACCATTTCTGAAGGAAAGAAACGTATCGACGGAATTGGTATTGGAGCCCCGGGACCACTCGACCCGAAGCGTGGAGTGATTTTAGGTCCACCGAATTTACCGGGCTGGGACGAAGTTTATCTGGTTGATGAAATCAGCCAGCATTTCTCTGCAAACGTTTATTTAACGAACGATGCAAATGCTGCGGCTCTTGCTGAAGCCACTTACGGCAGCGGAAAGGGCTATGAAAGTGTCTACTATGTAACGGTAAGCACAGGGGTAGGCGGCGGTCTGGTGACTAATGGACAAGTCTTTCATGGGGCTCAAGGGTTCGCAGGTGAAATCGGAAATATGATTGTCCAGCGCGGTGGTACTCAGTACAGTAATTTAAATAAAGGGGCACTTGAAGGGTACGCAAGCGGAACGGCGATTGGAAATCGGGCAAAGGAGCTTCATGACATAGAAGGAGGAGCGGAAGCCGTATTCGATCTTGTCAGAGAAGGAAATGAAGAAGCATGGCAGATTGTCGATGACGCGGTTGATTATTTAGCTGTAGGCATTGCAAATGTGACGCACGTCGTAAATCCTGATGTGTTTGTTATTGGCGGTGGGGTGATGAACGCCGGTGATCTGGTGTGGACACCTCTTAGAGAAAAAGTAAAAGGATACGTCTATGAAGAGCTGGTTCCTCATATTAATCTCCAGCCGTCTTCCCTAAGCGGAGATGCCGGCGTAATAGGAGCCTCCCTGCTCACCCGGTAA
- a CDS encoding LCP family glycopolymer transferase, with translation MGRSERYKKKRKRKRALKILLAALAVFLIAGGIFIFKLFNDVRTTINDDLHEDVSTIDTDETKEKVDKKEPINILLLGVDERENDVGRSDTMIVMTLDPNNNQMQMVSIPRDTRVEIAGDGRTTRINHAYAYGGSDMAVDTVENFLDIDLDYYIKVNMEGLSQLVNAVNGVTVQNDRAFSAGGHSFKEGTIELNGEEALAFVRMRKNDPSGDLGRNERQRQVIQGIIDKGASIGVVNKIGDILDVLGDNVNTNMQFEDMRRLAANYRSARQNTSSYQMSGEGRMINGMYLMIMSDQEIQKTHDMIVDFGSN, from the coding sequence ATGGGTCGGAGTGAACGTTATAAAAAGAAGCGTAAAAGGAAAAGAGCTTTGAAAATCCTTCTCGCCGCATTAGCCGTCTTTCTAATCGCAGGCGGTATCTTCATTTTTAAACTCTTTAATGATGTCCGAACGACAATCAATGATGATCTTCATGAAGATGTATCTACCATTGATACAGATGAAACGAAAGAAAAAGTGGATAAGAAAGAACCTATTAATATACTGCTTCTAGGTGTGGACGAGCGTGAGAATGACGTTGGAAGATCCGACACTATGATTGTGATGACGCTTGATCCGAACAACAATCAAATGCAGATGGTCAGTATCCCCCGTGATACGAGAGTAGAGATTGCCGGAGACGGGCGAACTACCCGGATTAACCATGCCTACGCCTATGGCGGAAGCGATATGGCCGTGGACACCGTTGAGAACTTTTTAGATATCGATCTTGATTATTATATAAAGGTGAACATGGAAGGTCTTTCTCAACTGGTTAATGCGGTGAACGGCGTAACCGTTCAGAACGATCGTGCTTTCAGTGCTGGCGGACACAGCTTTAAGGAAGGAACGATTGAATTAAACGGTGAAGAAGCACTAGCGTTTGTGAGAATGCGCAAAAATGATCCAAGTGGCGACCTTGGCCGTAACGAACGTCAGCGTCAGGTCATTCAGGGAATTATTGATAAAGGAGCAAGTATCGGGGTGGTTAATAAAATTGGCGATATCCTGGATGTCCTCGGTGATAATGTAAACACCAACATGCAATTTGAGGACATGCGCCGGCTTGCGGCTAACTATCGCAGTGCCCGCCAAAACACCTCCTCTTATCAGATGAGTGGTGAAGGAAGAATGATTAATGGAATGTATCTCATGATTATGTCCGATCAGGAAATACAAAAAACACACGATATGATTGTTGATTTTGGTTCTAATTAA
- a CDS encoding acyl-CoA thioesterase, with protein MDAKKPKESLIISTDQVLVNDLNNYNTLFGGVLMKKLDNSATLSARRHARVKECVTASTDSIDFLNPVHQSDSVCVESFVSYTGNRSMEIFCKVIAEDMITGRRRMAATAFLTFVALDENKQAVPVPDVIPQTEEEKFLYESGEERAQTRRVRRKHSKQLTDIIGLEKPWEKGEYLYGENISQFG; from the coding sequence ATGGATGCCAAAAAACCAAAGGAAAGTTTAATTATCAGCACGGACCAAGTGCTTGTGAATGATTTAAATAACTATAATACGCTGTTCGGCGGCGTTTTAATGAAAAAATTAGATAATAGTGCCACATTATCAGCGAGGCGTCATGCCCGTGTGAAAGAATGTGTAACGGCTTCAACAGACTCGATCGATTTCCTGAACCCGGTTCATCAGTCGGATTCGGTTTGTGTAGAGTCGTTTGTATCGTATACGGGTAACCGTTCCATGGAGATTTTCTGTAAAGTAATCGCAGAAGATATGATTACCGGGAGAAGAAGAATGGCAGCAACAGCGTTTCTAACGTTCGTGGCGCTGGATGAGAATAAGCAGGCGGTGCCGGTTCCGGATGTAATTCCTCAGACTGAAGAGGAGAAGTTTCTCTATGAGTCCGGTGAAGAAAGGGCTCAGACCCGAAGAGTACGCCGTAAGCACAGCAAGCAATTGACGGATATTATCGGCCTTGAAAAGCCCTGGGAGAAAGGAGAATATTTATATGGTGAAAACATTAGCCAGTTTGGGTGA
- the cidR gene encoding cidABC operon transcriptional activator CidR, which produces MDIRHLQYFIEVARFSSFTKAADHLFISQPTISKMIKNLEADLGVELFERSRKKITLTDAGRVILAQAEVIDKAFNNLQTELDDLLGLQKGHIRIGLPPIMDADQFIKALGGFHDQYPHITFQLLENGAKKIEDNIIQEELDVGITVLPTEEERFDYFFLMSEELSVVLPPSHKLSRRKQINLKELEEESFILFNKDFVLNDRIVSACKEAGFLPQVVSESSQWDFIGKMITANLGISILPNSVAHLLKEDVRIIKVVQPVLEWDLAIIWPKDRYLAYATKEWLKFTQDRIATQAGKEQPLNK; this is translated from the coding sequence ATGGATATTCGTCATTTGCAGTATTTTATTGAGGTTGCGAGATTCAGCAGTTTTACAAAAGCGGCCGATCATTTATTCATCAGCCAGCCGACGATTAGTAAAATGATTAAGAATCTGGAAGCGGATCTGGGGGTAGAATTATTTGAGCGTTCCCGTAAGAAAATCACCCTTACCGACGCAGGGAGAGTCATTTTAGCTCAGGCTGAAGTCATTGATAAAGCTTTCAACAACCTCCAGACGGAACTTGATGATCTTCTCGGCCTTCAAAAAGGGCACATCCGGATTGGTCTTCCTCCAATTATGGATGCGGATCAGTTTATTAAAGCACTCGGAGGGTTTCACGATCAATACCCTCATATTACATTTCAGCTTCTGGAAAATGGAGCCAAAAAAATAGAAGACAATATCATTCAGGAAGAGCTCGATGTCGGGATCACGGTACTGCCTACGGAAGAAGAAAGGTTTGATTACTTCTTCCTTATGAGTGAGGAGTTGAGCGTTGTACTTCCACCTTCTCACAAGCTTTCCAGACGTAAACAAATTAATTTGAAAGAATTGGAAGAGGAATCGTTTATCCTGTTTAACAAAGATTTCGTATTGAATGACCGAATTGTATCCGCCTGTAAGGAAGCAGGTTTTCTGCCTCAAGTCGTTTCGGAGAGTTCGCAGTGGGATTTTATAGGGAAAATGATTACCGCGAATCTTGGAATCTCGATTCTTCCAAATAGTGTCGCACATTTATTAAAAGAAGATGTCAGAATCATAAAAGTTGTCCAGCCTGTCCTTGAATGGGACTTAGCGATTATATGGCCGAAGGATCGTTATTTAGCTTACGCCACGAAAGAATGGCTGAAGTTTACTCAGGATCGTATAGCCACACAGGCCGGGAAGGAACAGCCCCTTAATAAATAA
- a CDS encoding YesL family protein codes for MGRTSGIRGGLYAVSEWIAKFSLNNLQWAVFNLPIALLVISMIYAEKVEDIYYLTPTLVVLMPILFFPATTALFAKAREWVRKDLDDRPERSYISYYKENYKVSVQAGIVFTILWGILLGDIYYFSTVNELIMNVFFIVGIILYVFTVNFFSVTVHFDLKARPAFKKAFLVTIVSPLSFVTVAITSAIMLYISVYVFPLMIPIFTGSIIAFLSFSSFYRLFLKLNHKEKNG; via the coding sequence ATGGGCCGGACATCAGGAATTAGAGGCGGACTATATGCAGTAAGTGAGTGGATTGCCAAGTTTTCACTCAACAATTTACAATGGGCAGTATTCAACCTGCCGATTGCTTTACTCGTTATCAGCATGATATATGCGGAAAAGGTAGAGGATATCTATTACCTGACCCCTACATTGGTCGTATTGATGCCGATTTTGTTCTTTCCAGCGACGACGGCATTGTTTGCTAAAGCGAGGGAATGGGTGAGAAAAGATCTGGACGATAGGCCAGAGCGATCTTATATCAGCTATTATAAGGAAAATTATAAAGTGAGTGTACAAGCAGGAATCGTCTTTACGATTTTATGGGGCATCTTACTTGGGGATATTTATTATTTCTCTACGGTTAATGAGCTGATCATGAATGTTTTCTTTATCGTGGGGATCATTTTATATGTATTCACGGTCAACTTCTTCTCTGTAACGGTGCATTTCGATCTTAAAGCAAGACCAGCGTTTAAAAAAGCATTTCTTGTGACGATCGTGAGTCCTTTGTCATTCGTAACGGTTGCGATTACATCGGCGATTATGCTTTATATCAGTGTTTATGTCTTTCCGCTGATGATTCCGATCTTTACAGGATCAATCATCGCATTTCTCTCCTTCTCATCCTTCTACAGGCTGTTCTTAAAGTTAAATCATAAGGAAAAAAATGGATGA